A genomic window from Gemmatimonadaceae bacterium includes:
- the atpG gene encoding ATP synthase F1 subunit gamma — MAKGRELKGRIKSVENTRKITRTMEMVATSKMKRAVDRVGAAKPYARALGDVIASLYSPELAERFPLLRQPDRVQRAALILLTSNRGLAGAFNANLIKEARATLAKLEAQGIAVELHVVGKKGLGYFRYIGREVAVQRTDITDRPTAADAASLVDGLMARFVAGELDAVYVVGSRFNSVLSTPPTADRVLPVQPPASTGAQKDYLLYPSAEEILTELLPSYVRNAVYRALVETAAAEQAARRTAMKNATDNAGEMLTLLRRTYNRARQAQITQEIAEIVGGAAALQG; from the coding sequence ATGGCCAAAGGCAGAGAACTCAAAGGTCGCATCAAGTCCGTCGAGAACACGCGCAAGATCACGCGCACGATGGAGATGGTGGCCACGTCCAAGATGAAGCGCGCCGTCGACCGCGTCGGCGCGGCGAAGCCGTACGCGCGCGCGCTCGGGGACGTCATCGCGTCGCTGTACTCGCCGGAGCTGGCGGAGCGCTTCCCGCTCCTGCGGCAGCCGGACCGCGTGCAGCGCGCCGCGCTCATCCTGCTCACGAGCAATCGCGGGCTGGCCGGCGCGTTCAACGCGAACCTCATCAAGGAAGCCCGCGCGACCTTGGCGAAGCTCGAGGCGCAGGGCATTGCCGTCGAGCTGCACGTCGTCGGCAAGAAGGGCCTCGGCTACTTCCGCTACATCGGCCGCGAAGTGGCCGTGCAGCGCACCGACATCACCGACCGCCCGACCGCGGCCGACGCCGCCTCGCTGGTGGATGGCCTGATGGCGCGCTTCGTGGCCGGTGAGCTCGATGCCGTCTATGTCGTCGGCTCGCGCTTCAACTCCGTCCTCTCCACGCCCCCGACCGCCGATCGCGTCCTGCCCGTGCAGCCGCCGGCCTCGACGGGCGCCCAGAAGGACTACCTGCTGTACCCCTCGGCCGAGGAGATCCTCACCGAGTTGCTCCCCTCGTACGTGCGCAATGCCGTGTACCGTGCGCTCGTCGAGACCGCGGCGGCCGAGCAGGCCGCCCGCCGCACGGCGATGAAGAACGCCACCGACAACGCCGGCGAGATGCTCACGCTGCTCCGCCGCACCTACAACCGCGCCCGCCAGGCGCAGATCACGCAGGAGATCGCCGAGATCGTCGGCGGTGCCGCTGCGCTCCAGGGCTGA
- the atpA gene encoding F0F1 ATP synthase subunit alpha, with the protein MASQTALRPGEIKDILLREIVAADLNTLDVEEVGSVLEVKDGIARIYGLQKAMAGEMLEIKSSETAETITALALNLEEDNIGAVVLGDYLKLKEGDEVRRTARVLEVPVGPAMIGRVVDALGRPIDGQGPIATTMSRKVESEAPGIIVRQPVGEPLQTGLKAIDAMIPIGRGQRELIIGDRGTGKTAIAIDTIINQKGTGVICVYVAIGQKASTVASVVERLKEAGAMEYSIVVVASASDPAPMQYIAPYSGVAMAEYFMYHEGKATLAVYDDLTKQAAAYRQLSLVLRRPPGREAFPGDVFYLHSRLLERAAKLSADPKIIDNKTIFAAGGSLTALPIIETQAGDVSAYIPTNVISITDGQIFLESDLFFAGVRPAINVGISVSRVGGAAQTKAVKSVAGRLRLDLAQYRELEAFSAFASDLDAATKKQLERGARTVEVLKQGQYQPMPFESQAMIIYAVTNGYIDDVDVAKVRDWEAGFHAYMKSQFPQVGDAIRKDKAISKETEAELKRGIEQYKASR; encoded by the coding sequence ATGGCTTCCCAGACGGCGCTGCGCCCGGGCGAGATCAAGGACATCCTCCTTCGCGAGATCGTGGCCGCTGACCTCAACACCCTCGATGTCGAAGAAGTCGGTTCCGTCCTCGAGGTAAAGGACGGCATCGCCCGCATCTACGGCCTTCAGAAGGCGATGGCCGGCGAGATGCTCGAGATCAAGTCCTCCGAGACCGCCGAGACCATCACGGCGCTCGCGCTGAACCTCGAAGAGGACAACATCGGCGCCGTCGTGCTCGGCGACTACCTCAAGCTCAAGGAAGGCGACGAGGTCCGTCGCACTGCCCGCGTGCTCGAGGTGCCGGTCGGGCCGGCGATGATCGGCCGCGTCGTCGATGCGCTCGGTCGTCCGATCGACGGCCAGGGTCCGATCGCCACCACGATGTCGCGCAAGGTGGAGTCCGAGGCCCCCGGCATCATCGTCCGCCAGCCGGTGGGCGAGCCGCTCCAGACCGGCCTCAAGGCCATCGACGCGATGATCCCGATCGGCCGCGGCCAGCGCGAGCTCATCATCGGTGACCGCGGCACGGGCAAGACGGCGATCGCGATCGATACGATCATCAACCAGAAGGGCACCGGCGTCATCTGCGTGTACGTCGCGATCGGCCAGAAGGCCTCGACCGTGGCGAGCGTCGTGGAGCGGCTGAAGGAAGCCGGCGCGATGGAGTACAGCATCGTCGTCGTCGCCTCCGCCTCCGACCCGGCTCCGATGCAGTACATCGCGCCGTACTCGGGCGTGGCGATGGCCGAATACTTTATGTACCACGAGGGGAAGGCCACGCTCGCGGTCTATGACGACCTCACCAAGCAGGCCGCCGCCTACCGCCAGCTCTCGCTGGTGCTCCGCCGCCCGCCGGGCCGCGAAGCCTTCCCGGGCGACGTGTTCTACCTCCACAGCCGCCTGCTCGAGCGCGCCGCCAAGCTCTCGGCCGACCCCAAGATCATCGACAACAAGACGATCTTCGCCGCGGGCGGCTCGCTGACCGCGCTGCCGATCATCGAGACCCAGGCCGGCGACGTGTCGGCCTACATCCCGACGAACGTCATCTCGATCACCGACGGCCAGATCTTCCTTGAGTCCGACCTGTTCTTCGCGGGCGTGCGCCCCGCGATCAACGTCGGCATCTCGGTGTCGCGCGTCGGTGGCGCGGCGCAGACCAAGGCCGTGAAGTCCGTCGCCGGCCGCCTGCGCCTCGACCTGGCCCAGTACCGTGAACTCGAAGCCTTCTCGGCCTTCGCCTCCGACCTCGACGCCGCCACCAAGAAGCAGCTCGAGCGCGGCGCGCGCACGGTCGAAGTGCTCAAGCAGGGCCAGTACCAGCCGATGCCCTTCGAGTCCCAGGCGATGATCATCTACGCCGTGACCAACGGCTACATCGACGACGTCGACGTGGCCAAGGTCCGCGACTGGGAAGCCGGCTTCCACGCGTATATGAAGTCGCAGTTCCCGCAGGTCGGCGACGCCATCCGCAAGGACAAGGCGATCTCCAAGGAGACCGAGGCGGAGCTCAAGCGCGGCATCGAGCAGTACAAGGCATCGCGATAA
- a CDS encoding helix-turn-helix domain-containing protein codes for MPERLLGPLAAPHFVVCGARDRTKEALRRALPRRRARVTFARASSDLLDTLRTALVDGVVVDLGQPNDETWAAAALAREFPSIPFFAYGGLRPAELPLLARATTLEFADCIAEGVEDDLARDLMAPATFTVRFATALRGAEGRLGLETPLQHEAWTYIVAQGGRTVRTDAIAAAVGLTREHLSRRFASDGAPNLKRVIDLVRLLAAAELAKNPGYDLPDVARVLGFASASHLSGSCQRLVGVKSTSLARLRPLDLIDRFVKQGRGRSRG; via the coding sequence ATGCCTGAACGCCTGCTCGGTCCGCTCGCGGCCCCGCATTTCGTCGTCTGCGGCGCGCGGGACCGGACCAAGGAAGCCCTCCGCCGCGCCCTGCCGCGGCGCCGGGCGCGCGTCACCTTCGCGCGCGCCTCGAGCGACCTCCTCGATACGCTGCGCACCGCGCTCGTCGACGGCGTCGTCGTGGACCTCGGGCAGCCGAATGACGAGACCTGGGCGGCGGCGGCGCTCGCGCGCGAGTTTCCCAGCATCCCGTTCTTCGCTTACGGCGGCCTGCGGCCCGCCGAGCTGCCGCTGCTGGCGCGGGCAACGACGCTGGAGTTTGCCGACTGCATTGCCGAGGGGGTGGAGGACGACCTCGCCCGGGACCTGATGGCGCCGGCCACGTTCACCGTGCGCTTCGCGACGGCGTTGCGCGGGGCGGAGGGACGACTCGGTCTCGAGACGCCGCTGCAGCACGAGGCCTGGACCTACATCGTCGCGCAGGGTGGGCGCACCGTGCGCACCGACGCCATCGCCGCGGCGGTGGGCCTTACGCGCGAGCATCTCAGCCGCCGCTTCGCGTCCGACGGCGCACCCAATCTCAAGCGCGTGATCGACCTCGTGCGGTTGCTGGCCGCGGCCGAGCTGGCCAAGAACCCCGGCTATGACCTTCCGGACGTTGCGCGCGTGCTGGGTTTCGCGAGCGCATCGCACCTCAGCGGCAGCTGCCAGCGCCTCGTCGGCGTGAAGAGCACCTCGCTCGCGCGCCTGCGGCCACTCGACCTCATCGATCGCTTCGTGAAACAGGGACGGGGGCGTTCGCGGGGGTGA
- a CDS encoding NUDIX domain-containing protein produces the protein MTRKKKPREEVSAGGIVFRRDGERTFYLLIRDPYRNWGFPKGHLEAGEEPAAAALREVAEETGIGDVAIHSAVETIDWTFRFRGRKIHKTCHFFLMETSQRRTAPQSAEGITACRWATYDQATKMIAYDNARAVLELAHAMLQDAEASSVASAARAS, from the coding sequence GTGACCCGGAAGAAGAAGCCGCGCGAGGAAGTCTCGGCAGGCGGCATCGTCTTCCGCCGCGACGGCGAGCGCACCTTCTACCTGCTCATCCGCGATCCCTACCGCAACTGGGGCTTCCCCAAAGGGCATCTCGAAGCAGGCGAGGAACCCGCCGCCGCCGCGTTGCGCGAGGTCGCGGAGGAGACCGGCATCGGCGACGTTGCCATCCACTCGGCGGTCGAGACCATCGACTGGACCTTCCGCTTCCGTGGGCGGAAGATTCACAAGACTTGCCACTTCTTCCTGATGGAGACGAGCCAGCGGCGCACGGCGCCGCAGTCCGCCGAAGGCATCACCGCCTGTCGCTGGGCCACGTATGACCAGGCGACCAAGATGATCGCCTACGACAACGCGCGCGCCGTGCTCGAGTTGGCGCACGCGATGCTGCAGGACGCCGAGGCGTCCAGCGTCGCCAGCGCCGCACGCGCGAGCTGA
- a CDS encoding ATP-binding cassette domain-containing protein, which translates to MIVFENLHKAFGDNRVLRGFSLEVNEGETMVIIGFSGTGKSVAIKHIVGLLEPDEGRVIVDGVDPQTLSRQDLYALRGKIGYVFQFAALFDSLSIYDNVAMGLRKQGQLTEAQIKDRVHESLDLVDLDDDVALRLPSELSGGMRKRVGIARSVALRPKYLLYDEPTTGLDPVTSAVIDALMIRMQQQLGVTGIVITHDMRSAYTVGTRIAMLYEGQVRQVGTVEEIKATTDPVVRQFIEGRAELEPQAGLVR; encoded by the coding sequence ATGATCGTCTTCGAAAACCTCCACAAAGCCTTCGGCGACAACCGCGTCCTCCGCGGCTTCTCGCTCGAAGTCAATGAAGGCGAGACGATGGTCATCATCGGCTTCTCGGGGACCGGAAAGTCGGTCGCCATCAAGCACATCGTCGGCCTGCTCGAGCCCGACGAAGGCCGAGTCATCGTCGACGGCGTGGACCCGCAGACGCTCTCGCGTCAGGACCTGTATGCCCTGCGCGGCAAGATCGGGTACGTGTTCCAGTTCGCGGCGCTCTTCGATTCGCTGTCCATCTACGACAACGTCGCGATGGGGCTGCGCAAGCAAGGCCAACTGACCGAGGCGCAGATCAAGGACCGCGTGCACGAGTCGCTGGACCTGGTCGACCTCGACGACGACGTGGCCCTCCGCCTGCCGTCCGAACTCTCCGGCGGGATGCGCAAGCGCGTCGGCATCGCGCGTTCCGTCGCCCTCCGGCCGAAGTACCTCCTCTACGACGAACCCACCACCGGACTCGATCCGGTGACCAGTGCCGTCATCGACGCCCTGATGATCCGGATGCAGCAGCAGCTCGGCGTCACCGGCATCGTCATCACGCACGATATGCGCTCGGCGTACACCGTGGGCACGCGGATCGCGATGCTCTACGAGGGTCAGGTCCGGCAGGTCGGCACCGTCGAGGAGATCAAGGCGACCACCGACCCGGTTGTGCGCCAATTCATCGAGGGGCGCGCGGAACTCGAGCCGCAGGCCGGTCTGGTCCGGTGA
- a CDS encoding RNA polymerase sigma factor RpoD/SigA has product MATEVKKRKRRTAPAGIAPSEPERDILDQYLYEVSTYPLLKGNEEIEVARKIRAGDQDALQELVKRNLRFVISVAKKYQNRGLPLIDLIGEGNVGLLTAARKFDPDQGVKFISYAVWWIRQAILSSLARQGRTVRVPLNRTADLSRIIKASEILRQKLRREPTPEELSQVTGLSVDVVQSLAALNTGDVRLDAPMDPDGDRSLIERFVADEMPDTEEEAMNRFLNDEIEHALNTLPPRDAKVLRLYFGLEGGREHTLEEIGSMLGVTRERVRQLRDRALKRLREGDVGRALGSFAA; this is encoded by the coding sequence ATGGCCACCGAAGTCAAGAAGCGGAAGCGCCGCACCGCCCCCGCCGGGATCGCTCCCAGCGAGCCGGAGCGCGACATCCTCGACCAGTACCTCTACGAAGTCTCCACCTACCCGCTGCTCAAGGGCAACGAGGAGATCGAGGTCGCGCGCAAGATCCGCGCGGGTGACCAGGACGCCCTCCAGGAGCTCGTGAAGCGCAACCTGCGCTTCGTCATCTCCGTCGCGAAGAAATACCAGAACCGCGGCCTGCCCCTCATCGACCTCATCGGGGAGGGCAACGTCGGCCTGCTGACGGCCGCCCGCAAGTTCGATCCCGACCAGGGCGTGAAGTTCATCTCCTACGCCGTCTGGTGGATCCGCCAGGCCATCCTGAGCTCGCTGGCCCGCCAGGGCCGCACCGTGCGCGTGCCGCTGAATCGCACCGCCGATCTCTCGCGCATCATCAAGGCCTCCGAAATCCTCCGGCAGAAGCTCCGCCGCGAGCCCACTCCGGAAGAGCTCTCGCAGGTCACCGGCCTTTCCGTCGACGTCGTGCAGTCCCTCGCCGCGCTCAACACCGGCGACGTCCGCCTCGACGCCCCGATGGATCCCGACGGCGACCGCTCGCTCATCGAGCGCTTCGTAGCCGACGAGATGCCCGACACCGAGGAAGAGGCGATGAACCGCTTCCTCAACGACGAGATCGAGCACGCCCTCAACACGCTGCCCCCGCGCGACGCCAAGGTCCTGCGCCTGTATTTCGGCCTCGAAGGGGGCCGCGAGCACACGCTCGAGGAGATCGGCTCGATGCTCGGCGTCACGCGCGAACGCGTGCGCCAACTGCGCGACCGGGCGCTGAAGCGCCTCCGTGAAGGAGATGTCGGGCGGGCGCTGGGGAGCTTCGCGGCGTAA
- a CDS encoding tetratricopeptide repeat protein, with product MLTTLRLPALAAALTVALPAALSAQDAECAVDLAQPAQLFQANLLIQRAAGDPAGDGTPRSLRDAARQLSDDRRFTGNPMGQAFLKAQLYIVWLHRDETPALMSLADLNFGRDRNTMVDLVGAADSIFTMIEEAHPGCADETTRWRQSKPWSDRIGAAYRYFQASELDSASHYAAQARRLDRSSPYLFNVLAQIALQRGQQEAGIALLDTAIAAAATDTAMADTRRQLRMQQAAQLQEWGSGLPDQAQQKAALTRASRSFLTLAQETPAHEESPMLISVGLDIAMMLQDSALIAMGLDGLKSSAAEYADLALLIGGEVARMTGRADDAITLYGETIKKNPNARDANYFLAYLLIDGGRHEEAVPMLEKLLEIDPANGDNYILKSIVVRNRATVANERLRAERNAQARATIQREITAHNREADQLGAQEAALGLKLQVIGFERREAGAKLNGTIENRGQAAKAYTVEVSFLNLAGEAVETKSVTTESIAPNATAGFELEATAPGIVAWRYVLK from the coding sequence ATGCTGACCACGCTTCGACTTCCGGCACTGGCCGCCGCCCTCACGGTGGCGCTCCCCGCGGCACTCTCAGCGCAAGACGCCGAGTGCGCCGTGGACCTCGCCCAGCCGGCCCAACTGTTCCAGGCCAATCTCCTGATCCAGCGCGCCGCCGGCGACCCGGCCGGAGACGGCACGCCGCGCTCCCTGCGCGACGCCGCCCGCCAACTCTCCGACGACCGCCGCTTCACCGGCAACCCGATGGGGCAGGCGTTCCTCAAGGCGCAGCTGTACATCGTCTGGCTGCACCGGGACGAGACGCCGGCCTTGATGTCCCTCGCGGACCTGAACTTCGGCCGTGACCGCAACACGATGGTGGACTTGGTCGGCGCCGCCGACTCGATCTTCACGATGATCGAGGAGGCGCACCCGGGCTGCGCCGACGAGACGACGCGCTGGCGCCAGTCCAAGCCGTGGAGCGACCGCATCGGTGCGGCCTATCGGTACTTCCAGGCCAGCGAGCTGGATTCGGCCTCGCACTACGCCGCGCAGGCGCGCCGACTGGACCGCAGCTCGCCGTACCTGTTCAACGTGCTGGCGCAGATCGCCCTGCAGCGCGGACAGCAGGAGGCGGGAATCGCGCTGCTCGACACGGCGATCGCGGCGGCGGCGACGGACACGGCGATGGCCGATACGCGGCGCCAACTGCGAATGCAGCAGGCCGCGCAGTTGCAGGAATGGGGCAGCGGACTGCCCGACCAAGCGCAGCAGAAGGCGGCACTCACACGCGCGTCGCGCAGCTTCCTGACGCTCGCGCAGGAAACGCCGGCGCACGAGGAGTCCCCGATGCTCATCTCGGTGGGCCTCGACATCGCGATGATGCTGCAGGACTCGGCGCTCATCGCGATGGGCCTCGACGGGCTGAAGTCGAGCGCGGCGGAGTACGCCGACCTGGCGCTGCTCATCGGCGGCGAGGTGGCCCGAATGACGGGCCGCGCCGACGACGCCATCACGCTCTACGGCGAGACGATCAAGAAGAACCCGAACGCCCGTGACGCGAACTACTTCCTGGCCTATCTGCTGATCGACGGCGGGCGGCACGAGGAGGCCGTCCCGATGCTCGAGAAGCTGCTCGAGATCGACCCGGCGAACGGCGACAACTACATCCTGAAGTCGATCGTGGTGCGCAACCGCGCGACCGTGGCGAACGAGCGCCTCCGCGCTGAGCGCAACGCGCAGGCCCGTGCGACCATCCAGCGGGAGATTACCGCGCACAACCGCGAAGCGGATCAGCTCGGCGCACAGGAAGCCGCGCTCGGCCTCAAGCTGCAGGTCATCGGTTTCGAGCGCCGCGAGGCGGGAGCCAAGCTCAACGGCACGATCGAGAATCGCGGTCAGGCGGCCAAGGCCTACACGGTCGAGGTGTCGTTCCTGAACCTCGCGGGCGAGGCGGTCGAGACGAAGTCCGTGACGACCGAGTCGATCGCGCCGAACGCGACGGCTGGCTTCGAGCTCGAGGCGACGGCGCCGGGGATCGTGGCCTGGCGGTACGTGCTCAAGTAA
- a CDS encoding DsrE family protein translates to MRPRFLLALGTLLACAASPLAAQGRAPANTTPNGPIISSGGMSAQVPDANFPIPDGHVFKVMWEINLQGDSSQANQQIGTIARFYNLHGRHGIPLGRLHAAAVVHGTGWMALLTDEAYQRRYGRPNPSKALVEELISKGARFAVCGQTAAFRGVQREELLPGVQLAISAMTALNVFYAEGYRLQPWR, encoded by the coding sequence GTGAGGCCGCGCTTCTTGCTGGCGCTGGGCACCCTGCTCGCGTGCGCGGCCTCGCCGCTCGCGGCGCAGGGGCGCGCGCCCGCGAACACCACGCCCAACGGGCCAATCATCTCCAGCGGCGGGATGTCGGCCCAGGTGCCCGACGCGAACTTCCCCATCCCTGATGGGCACGTCTTCAAGGTGATGTGGGAGATCAACCTGCAGGGTGATTCCTCGCAGGCCAACCAGCAGATCGGCACCATCGCACGCTTCTACAACCTCCACGGCCGGCACGGCATCCCGCTCGGGCGTTTGCACGCGGCCGCCGTCGTGCACGGTACGGGCTGGATGGCGCTGCTGACGGACGAGGCCTATCAGCGCCGGTACGGTCGTCCGAATCCCAGCAAGGCCTTGGTCGAGGAGCTGATCTCCAAGGGAGCGCGCTTCGCCGTCTGTGGCCAGACGGCGGCGTTCCGCGGCGTACAGCGCGAGGAGTTGCTGCCCGGCGTGCAGCTCGCCATCTCCGCGATGACGGCGCTCAACGTGTTCTACGCCGAGGGGTATCGCCTGCAGCCCTGGCGCTGA
- a CDS encoding FecR domain-containing protein produces the protein MSSTFAPIDPATISALNAGGERALEQIFRDHYDWILERALERLKGENAAAPRMIAATVRELWEERDGFHSSAEIEAFFNEELRHRARAIRARMTAVHRFEKAEGVHTPPAHETPTADKIWAEVAAELHRPQVDPATAAKRRREHRSHEVAEHIQTVTQRAAWKTPVIIAAVAVVVALAGAMWFGQKSRAEVIDQLLGSADARQVNTRAGQLGSVTLADNSEARLAPETRLVIVDRFGSNYRTLTVAGSATFTVTPGNANDFEARLGDVSVFANGGRFTVRDYGDETLRFVRADEGDIRVAAGKTERRVRAGESVTIDRSGAIADGDADVVGRELSWTDDRLILRNVTAAEAVARLWRWYGLDVTLTDSVAGARSLSIDVPLGASQAALAAIEGGAQVRFQWVDGKMTLQPVRARR, from the coding sequence ATGTCGTCCACTTTCGCGCCGATCGATCCGGCCACCATCTCCGCACTCAATGCCGGCGGCGAACGCGCGCTCGAGCAGATCTTCCGCGACCACTACGACTGGATCCTCGAGCGGGCGCTGGAGCGCCTCAAGGGCGAGAACGCCGCCGCGCCGCGGATGATCGCCGCGACGGTCCGCGAGCTCTGGGAGGAGCGCGACGGCTTCCACAGCAGCGCCGAGATCGAGGCCTTCTTCAACGAGGAGCTGCGCCACCGCGCCCGCGCCATCCGCGCCCGGATGACGGCTGTGCACCGCTTCGAGAAGGCCGAGGGCGTGCACACGCCGCCCGCCCACGAGACCCCCACTGCCGACAAGATCTGGGCTGAAGTCGCCGCCGAGCTGCATCGGCCGCAGGTGGACCCGGCCACGGCCGCCAAGCGCCGGCGCGAGCACCGCTCGCACGAAGTCGCCGAGCACATCCAGACCGTCACCCAGCGCGCCGCGTGGAAGACTCCCGTCATCATCGCCGCCGTCGCCGTCGTCGTGGCGCTCGCCGGCGCGATGTGGTTCGGACAGAAGTCGCGCGCCGAAGTCATTGACCAGCTCCTCGGCTCGGCCGACGCACGGCAGGTCAACACCCGCGCCGGCCAGCTCGGCTCCGTTACGCTCGCCGACAACTCCGAGGCGCGCCTCGCACCGGAGACGCGGCTCGTCATCGTCGACCGCTTCGGGTCCAACTACCGTACGCTCACCGTCGCCGGATCCGCCACCTTCACGGTCACGCCGGGTAACGCCAACGACTTCGAGGCGCGCCTCGGTGACGTCTCCGTCTTCGCCAACGGCGGCCGCTTTACGGTGCGCGACTACGGCGACGAGACGCTACGCTTCGTCCGCGCCGACGAGGGCGACATCCGCGTCGCCGCAGGCAAGACGGAGCGCCGCGTGCGGGCCGGTGAGAGCGTGACCATCGACCGCAGCGGCGCCATCGCCGACGGCGATGCCGACGTCGTCGGTCGTGAGCTCTCTTGGACCGATGACCGGCTCATTCTCCGCAACGTGACGGCGGCCGAGGCCGTCGCACGCCTGTGGCGTTGGTATGGCCTCGACGTGACGCTCACCGACTCCGTGGCCGGCGCGCGCAGCCTGTCGATCGACGTGCCGCTCGGTGCGTCGCAGGCCGCGCTCGCGGCCATCGAGGGCGGCGCGCAGGTCCGCTTCCAGTGGGTGGACGGCAAGATGACGCTGCAGCCGGTGCGGGCCCGCCGGTGA
- the rho gene encoding transcription termination factor Rho → MEIASLRRQSEADLRALAEELQLEAPPTLTHGELLLRVERGLLAKGETLIAEGTFELVQGGNGYLRQAEHSYLAGPDDVYVSAAQVKRFGIKTGDVVRGAVRPAKPWEKFLALLQVESVNGEDPARLMDRVAFDALRPRYPDQRIRLESKAGGLSMRVTDLIAPLGKGQRGLIVAPPRAGKTLMLQRMANAIAENHPEIVLIVLLIDERPEEVTDFIATVPSAEVVASTFDELPKRHVQVAEMVIEKAKRLVERGKDVVILLDSITRLARAHNAVTPMSGKILSGGVDAKAMEKPKRFFGAARRIDGGGSLTIVATALVNTGSRMDEVIFEEFKGTGNQEIVLDRDIANRRIYPAIEINKSGTRKEELLLSDKERNRIYLLRHFLGDMPPEDAIQFLLRKLATTQSNEEFFQRMAEGG, encoded by the coding sequence GTGGAAATCGCGTCCCTTCGCCGCCAGTCCGAGGCCGACCTGCGCGCCCTCGCCGAGGAACTGCAGCTCGAGGCTCCGCCTACCCTGACGCACGGCGAGCTGCTGCTCCGCGTCGAACGTGGCTTGCTCGCCAAGGGCGAAACGCTGATTGCCGAGGGAACCTTCGAGCTGGTGCAAGGCGGGAACGGCTACCTGCGCCAAGCGGAGCACAGTTACCTCGCCGGCCCCGACGACGTGTACGTGTCCGCGGCACAGGTGAAGCGCTTCGGAATCAAGACGGGCGACGTGGTGCGCGGGGCGGTGCGCCCGGCGAAGCCCTGGGAGAAGTTTCTCGCGCTGCTGCAGGTAGAGTCCGTCAACGGCGAAGATCCGGCGCGGCTGATGGATCGCGTTGCCTTCGACGCGCTGCGTCCGCGCTACCCCGACCAGCGGATCCGGTTGGAATCGAAGGCCGGCGGCCTGTCGATGCGCGTCACGGACCTGATTGCGCCGCTTGGCAAGGGCCAGCGCGGGCTCATCGTGGCACCGCCGCGCGCCGGCAAGACGCTGATGCTCCAGCGGATGGCCAACGCCATCGCCGAGAACCATCCGGAGATCGTGCTGATCGTGCTGCTGATCGACGAGCGGCCGGAGGAAGTCACGGACTTCATCGCGACGGTGCCGTCGGCGGAAGTCGTCGCCAGCACCTTCGACGAGCTCCCGAAGCGCCACGTGCAGGTGGCCGAGATGGTCATCGAGAAGGCCAAGCGGCTGGTGGAACGCGGCAAGGACGTGGTGATCCTGCTCGACTCGATCACGCGGCTGGCGCGTGCGCACAACGCCGTGACGCCGATGAGCGGCAAGATCCTCTCGGGCGGCGTGGACGCCAAGGCGATGGAGAAACCCAAGCGATTCTTCGGCGCGGCGCGGCGCATCGACGGCGGCGGCTCGCTGACCATCGTCGCGACGGCCCTGGTGAACACGGGCTCGCGGATGGACGAGGTGATCTTCGAGGAGTTCAAGGGCACGGGCAACCAGGAGATCGTGCTCGACCGCGACATCGCCAATCGCCGCATCTACCCGGCGATCGAGATCAACAAGTCGGGCACGCGCAAGGAAGAGCTGCTGCTCAGCGACAAGGAGCGGAACCGCATCTACCTGCTGCGGCACTTCCTGGGTGATATGCCGCCGGAGGACGCGATCCAGTTCCTGCTGCGCAAGCTGGCGACGACGCAGAGCAACGAGGAGTTCTTCCAGCGAATGGCCGAGGGCGGATGA
- the ruvX gene encoding Holliday junction resolvase RuvX has protein sequence MTTTWRRRWLAIDLGDRRIGLAVSDPSGMIASPAGHLERRAGKRPPLTALLARAQELEAEGFVVGLPLDQQGEDTPRAAEARRLAQELSTRTGLPAELVDERFTTAAALRAVQAMEGSTRDRKGDVDALAASVLLQHALRTMELRDA, from the coding sequence ATGACGACGACCTGGCGGCGGCGATGGTTGGCGATCGACCTCGGCGATCGGCGGATCGGGCTCGCGGTGAGCGACCCGTCCGGGATGATCGCGTCCCCGGCGGGGCATCTGGAGCGCCGGGCCGGCAAGCGACCGCCGCTGACGGCGCTGCTCGCGCGCGCGCAGGAGCTCGAGGCCGAGGGCTTCGTGGTGGGCCTGCCCCTGGACCAGCAGGGCGAGGACACGCCGCGCGCCGCCGAGGCCCGGCGCCTCGCGCAGGAACTCTCCACGCGCACCGGATTGCCGGCGGAGCTGGTGGACGAGCGCTTCACCACGGCGGCGGCGTTGCGTGCCGTGCAGGCGATGGAAGGCTCGACGCGGGACCGGAAGGGCGACGTGGACGCGCTCGCCGCCTCGGTGCTGCTGCAGCACGCGCTGCGCACGATGGAGCTGCGCGATGCGTAG